One Cynocephalus volans isolate mCynVol1 chromosome 5, mCynVol1.pri, whole genome shotgun sequence DNA window includes the following coding sequences:
- the LOC134378580 gene encoding leukocyte elastase inhibitor-like: MEQLSTANARFALDLFRALSENNPARNIFISPFSISSAMAMVFLGTRGNTAAQLSKTLHFNMVEDIHSRFQSLNADVNKRGASYILKLANRLYGEKTYAFLPEFLASTQKMYGADVAPVDFQHAPEDARKIINQWVKAQTEGKIPELLAAGLVDNMTKLVLVNAIYFKGSWQEKFKKKDTTNAPFRVNKKETKMVEMMYQKKQFPYGYIQDLKCRVLELPYRGRELSMVILLPVDIQDESSGLKQIEEQLTLEKLREWTGPENLDVIDVTVKLPRFKLEESYTLSSDLARLGLQDLFDSRKADLSGMSAARDIFISEIVHKSFVEVNEEGTEAAAATGGIATFAMSLPEEEFIADHPFLFFIKHNPTANILFLGRFSSP, translated from the exons ATGGAGCAGCTGAGCACAGCAAATGCCCGTTTTGCCTTGGACCTGTTCCGTGCCTTGAGTGAAAACAATCCTGCTAGAAACATCTTCATCTCTCCCTTCAGCATTTCCTCAGCGATGGCCATGGTCTTCCTGGGGACCAGAGGCAACACTGCAGCACAGCTGTCCAAG actCTTCATTTCAATATGGTTGAGGACATTCATTCAAGATTTCAGAGTCTGAATGCTGATGTCAACAAACGTGGTGCGTCCTATATTCTGAAACTTGCGAATCGATTGTATGGAGAGAAAACCTACGCTTTCCTTCCC GAGTTCTTGGCTTCGACTCAGAAAATGTACGGTGCTGACGTGGCCCCTGTGGACTTCCAGCACGCCCCGGAGGACGCGAGGAAGATCATAAACCAGTGGGTCAAAGCGCAGACGGAAG GGAAAATCCCAGAACTGCTGGCTGCGGGTCTGGTTGACAACATGACTAAACTGGTGCTAGTGAATGCCATCTATTTCAAGGGAAGCTGGCAGGAGAAGTTCAAGAAAAAGGACACAACCAACGCGCCGTTCAGAGTGAACAAG aaagagacaaagatggtGGAAATGATGTATCAGAAGAAACAATTTCCCTACGGCTACATCCAGGACCTCAAGTGCCGTGTGCTGGAACTGCCTTACCGAGGCCGGGAGCTCAGCATGGTTATCCTGCTGCCAGTTGACATCCAGGACGAGTCCTCAGGGCTGAAGCAG ATTGAGGAACAATTGACTTTGGAAAAACTGCGTGAGTGGACCGGACCTGAGAATCTGGATGTCATTGACGTCACTGTCAAGTTGCCCAGGTTCAAACTGGAAGAGAGCTACACCCTCAGCTCTGACCTGGCCCGCCTGGGCTTGCAGGATCTCTTTGATAGTCGCAAGGCTGATCTATCTGGCATGTCAGCAGCCAgagatatttttatatcagaaattGTCCACAAGTCCTTTGTGGAAGTGAATGAAGAGGGTACAGAGGCGGCGGCTGCCACCGGAGGCATTGCCACCTTCGCCATGTCGTTGCCAGAGGAAGAGTTCATTGCTGACCATCCGTTCCTCTTCTTCATTAAGCACAATCCCACAGCGAACATCCTGTTCCTTGGTCGATTTTCCTCCCCTTAG